Proteins co-encoded in one Cytobacillus sp. NJ13 genomic window:
- a CDS encoding NAD(P)H-dependent glycerol-3-phosphate dehydrogenase, whose product MERKKESVAVAGAGSWGTALAMVLADNGHDVRLWGHNPDQIEEINKQHMNQKYLSGIHLPEGIRGYTSLEEALTGTDTLILAVPTKAIREVIGKIKGIRKEPLTIVHVSKGIEPDSLLRISEMIEEEMPGNLLDSVVVLSGPSHAEEVSLRHPTTVTVSSKNMDSAEKIQDLFINNNFRVYTNPDIIGVEIGGALKNIIALAAGITDGLGYGDNAKAALITRGLAEIARLGMKMGASPLTFSGLAGIGDLIVTCTSVHSRNWRAGNLLGKGHNLQEVLDNMGMVVEGVRTTKAAHQLAQKYDVKMPITTVLYDVLFNNVNAKDAVDLLMARGKTHEMEDLANVLEDQSGSKKN is encoded by the coding sequence ATGGAGCGGAAAAAAGAAAGTGTAGCTGTAGCAGGTGCCGGCAGCTGGGGGACTGCCCTGGCTATGGTGCTTGCGGATAATGGGCATGACGTCAGACTGTGGGGCCACAATCCTGATCAAATAGAGGAAATCAATAAGCAGCATATGAATCAAAAATATTTATCAGGGATACATCTGCCTGAAGGAATAAGAGGATACACTTCGCTTGAAGAGGCTTTAACCGGAACAGACACTTTGATTTTGGCAGTGCCGACAAAGGCCATTCGTGAAGTAATCGGCAAGATCAAGGGAATTAGAAAAGAGCCCCTTACCATTGTACATGTAAGTAAAGGCATTGAACCTGATTCACTTCTCCGGATTTCTGAAATGATTGAAGAAGAAATGCCAGGAAATCTTCTGGATAGTGTAGTGGTACTCTCTGGCCCAAGCCATGCAGAAGAAGTTAGTCTGCGGCATCCAACTACTGTTACGGTATCATCAAAAAATATGGACTCTGCCGAAAAAATTCAGGATTTGTTTATCAATAACAATTTCAGAGTATATACAAACCCGGATATCATTGGAGTGGAAATTGGCGGTGCTTTAAAAAATATTATTGCCCTTGCAGCTGGAATTACAGATGGTTTAGGTTATGGAGACAATGCAAAGGCAGCCCTGATAACCAGAGGTCTTGCTGAAATTGCCCGTCTCGGTATGAAGATGGGGGCAAGCCCGCTTACTTTCTCCGGATTAGCGGGAATCGGTGATTTGATCGTTACATGCACTTCTGTCCATTCACGCAATTGGCGGGCAGGCAACCTTCTTGGAAAGGGCCATAATCTGCAGGAAGTCCTTGATAATATGGGCATGGTGGTAGAGGGAGTCAGGACAACAAAGGCAGCACATCAGCTGGCTCAAAAATATGACGTAAAAATGCCGATTACCACTGTCCTGTATGATGTTCTTTTTAATAATGTTAATGCGAAGGATGCTGTAGATCTTCTGATGGCAAGAGGAAAAACACATGAGATGGAAGATCTTGCGAACGTTTTGGAAGATCAAAGCGGGAGTAAAAAGAACTGA
- a CDS encoding DUF2768 domain-containing protein produces the protein MSPALMKMWISLASMGFMFLSIILIYLSRYKLKAGVFKVITAIVAYFLMIISGIIIVIVVFSGPTSS, from the coding sequence ATGTCGCCGGCTTTAATGAAAATGTGGATATCCCTTGCTTCAATGGGATTTATGTTTTTATCTATAATATTAATTTATCTTAGCCGCTACAAGCTGAAAGCTGGAGTTTTTAAGGTTATAACAGCCATTGTTGCCTACTTTTTAATGATAATAAGCGGGATTATTATAGTGATTGTCGTGTTCAGCGGTCCGACAAGCAGCTAG